One genomic region from Cardiocondyla obscurior isolate alpha-2009 linkage group LG19, Cobs3.1, whole genome shotgun sequence encodes:
- the LOC139110128 gene encoding ribosome biogenesis protein BRX1 homolog isoform X1 produces MKKKTVKRKQKEDVVKEDEKSEKIMSDEPAAKKVKWINKQRVLVFATRGISYRHRHLMEDFKKLMPHHRTECKMERTKNLQVVNEMCGIKNCSKAVLFEGRLKRDLYMWFANVPDGPSAKFLVENIYTMGELKMAGNCLRGSRPLLSFDENFTTHAHYSLLKELLTQIFGVPNHHPKSQPFFDHVYTFSILDNRIWFRNFQILTEDGALTEIGPRFVLKPVKIFSGSFGNDTLWDNPHYISPAKFRQSLKKKAANKYINRVEQKMIQRANKPESSYALNPTDEIFKGDILEKAVEMEEKFKVSKIENLKKPVKIKAKQIKKKSVVAKKVKKVNKVKRVKSKTSKKKKIK; encoded by the exons ATGAAGAAGAAGACGGTGAAAAGGAAGCAGAAGGAGGATGTGGTGAAAGAGGATGAAAAGTCAGAAAAGATAATGTCAGACGAACCTGCCGCTAAGAAG gtGAAATGGATTAATAAACAACGGGTATTGGTATTTGCTACTCGGGGTATTAGTTATAGGCATCGACATCTTATGGAGGACTTTAAAAAACTAATGCCACATCACCGTACAGAATGCAAAATGGAACGCACGAAAAATTTGCAAGTAGTGAATGAAATGTGTGGAATAAAGAATTGCAGTAAGGCTGTTCTGTTCGAAGGCCGATTGAAGCGGGATCTTTACATGTGGTTTGCTAATGTGCCTGATGGCCCAAGTGCCAAATTTCTTGTGGAAAata TTTATACAATGGGAGAGCTAAAAATGGCAGGAAACTGTTTGAGAGGTTCTAGGCCATTACTGTCCTTTGATGAAAATTTTACTACCCATGCACATTACAGCCTTTTGAAGGAATTACTGACGCAAATTTTTGGTGTACCAAACCATCATCCTAAAAGCCAACCATTCTTTGATCACGTATATACATTTAGTATTTTAGACAATAGAATATGGTTCAGAAATTTCCAAATTTTAACAGAAGATGGTGCATTAACTGAAATTGGTCCAAGGTTTGTTTTGAAAccagtaaaaatatttagtgGAAGTTTTGGTAATGATACTTTGTGGGACAATCCTCATTATATTTCTCCAGCCAAg TTTCGACaatcattaaagaaaaaggctGCTAATAAGTACATAAATAGAGTGGAACAGAAAATGATACAACGAGCAAATAAGCCCGAATCATCTTATGCACTTAATCCCACAGATGAGATATTTAAAGGTGATATATTAGAGAAAGCAGTAGAAatggaagaaaaatttaaagtaagtaaaattgaaaatttgaaaaagcccgtaaaaattaaagcgaaacaaataaaaaagaaatctgtgGTAgctaaaaaagttaaaaaagttAACAAAGTAAAACGTGTAAAATCAAAAacttcgaaaaagaaaaaaataaaataa
- the LOC139110128 gene encoding ribosome biogenesis protein BRX1 homolog isoform X2: MKKKTVKRKQKEDVVKEDEKSEKIMSDEPAAKKVKWINKQRVLVFATRGISYRHRHLMEDFKKLMPHHRTECKMERTKNLQVVNEMCGIKNCSKAVLFEGRLKRDLYMWFANVPDGPSAKFLVENIYTMGELKMAGNCLRGSRPLLSFDENFTTHAHYSLLKELLTQIFGVPNHHPKSQPFFDHVYTFSILDNRIWFRNFQILTEDGALTEIGPRFVLKPVKIFSGSFGNDTLWDNPHYISPAKFRQSLKKKAANKYINRVEQKMIQRANKPESSYALNPTDEIFKGDILEKAVEMEEKFKREIIQ, from the exons ATGAAGAAGAAGACGGTGAAAAGGAAGCAGAAGGAGGATGTGGTGAAAGAGGATGAAAAGTCAGAAAAGATAATGTCAGACGAACCTGCCGCTAAGAAG gtGAAATGGATTAATAAACAACGGGTATTGGTATTTGCTACTCGGGGTATTAGTTATAGGCATCGACATCTTATGGAGGACTTTAAAAAACTAATGCCACATCACCGTACAGAATGCAAAATGGAACGCACGAAAAATTTGCAAGTAGTGAATGAAATGTGTGGAATAAAGAATTGCAGTAAGGCTGTTCTGTTCGAAGGCCGATTGAAGCGGGATCTTTACATGTGGTTTGCTAATGTGCCTGATGGCCCAAGTGCCAAATTTCTTGTGGAAAata TTTATACAATGGGAGAGCTAAAAATGGCAGGAAACTGTTTGAGAGGTTCTAGGCCATTACTGTCCTTTGATGAAAATTTTACTACCCATGCACATTACAGCCTTTTGAAGGAATTACTGACGCAAATTTTTGGTGTACCAAACCATCATCCTAAAAGCCAACCATTCTTTGATCACGTATATACATTTAGTATTTTAGACAATAGAATATGGTTCAGAAATTTCCAAATTTTAACAGAAGATGGTGCATTAACTGAAATTGGTCCAAGGTTTGTTTTGAAAccagtaaaaatatttagtgGAAGTTTTGGTAATGATACTTTGTGGGACAATCCTCATTATATTTCTCCAGCCAAg TTTCGACaatcattaaagaaaaaggctGCTAATAAGTACATAAATAGAGTGGAACAGAAAATGATACAACGAGCAAATAAGCCCGAATCATCTTATGCACTTAATCCCACAGATGAGATATTTAAAGGTGATATATTAGAGAAAGCAGTAGAAatggaagaaaaatttaaa AGGGAAATTATACAATGA
- the Ctl1 gene encoding choline transporter-like 1 encodes MSCCTGSKDEERGEPTRVRGCTDVIWLCLFIAFWFLMILIAAFAIVYGNPIRLINGYDSFGNTCGMKNNPKFGSMELSGQDTSDKPYLFFLDINNVTQSLKICVKKCPDRMLWTMEDVCKFYKETGSQLCHDRPGADFSACNSQSSIFKNGSCPEPPVYPSTPVLNRCIPRAVKEVSETIISNLYGFINSWDVIEQVLGDLCKTWRQILALSFLACILSLFTIAIFHLLATIVTWIIIVLVTIACTGGTILLWVTYVDIKKTLDKTDPNELLEEAVRNERAFLAFSIIATIITVILLFLSCILRKRISFMAALFKESAKCLKELPGLFFQPILTFISLILFFAFWVFVILCLATANYPETKSVQMYKNAIFEPVNLSLVGERAPLIEEKKIDFSIDSFKTFTLVEYVDATWVKYMWWVYLIGLIWVSEFIVGCQDMVISGSVAHWYFRGKNSSSFPVCSSIGHLVCYHMGSVACGSLLITIFKLPRLILTYLHAKFEKTKETSPCSQCGLKFCICCFYCLEKLIRYMNHNAYTVVAIEGTHFCNAARIAYTTLVSNALQIAVINGFGDFILFLGKCFVTAATGSVALLFMRQDPELHFYAVPIFIICVFSFFIAHCIISLYETVIDTLFLCVCEDKNLNGENGKWHQSALAQIGASSSNANGQQSHEMTPMNEYI; translated from the exons ATGTCCTGCTGCACCGGTAGCAAGGACGAGGAGCGCGGCGAGCCGACGCGGGTGCGAGGATGCACGGACGTCATCTGGCTCTGCCTCTTCATAGCGTTCTGGTTTCTTATG ATATTAATCGCCGCCTTCGCAATTGTCTACGGCAATCCCATACGGCTCATAAATGGATACGACAGTTTCGGGAACACATGCGGGATGAAGAACAATCCAAAGTTTGGCAGCATGGAGCTATCAGGACAAGATACCAGTGACAAACC atatttattcttcttgGATATAAATAATGTCACGCAATCGTTAAAGATTTGTGTGAAGAAATGTCCAGACAGAATGCTATGGACGATGGAGGACgtctgtaaattttataaagagacTGGGTCACAGTTGTGTCACGATAGACCGGGTGCTGACTTCAGCGCGTGTAACAGTCAGAgtagtatatttaaaaatggatCCTGCCCAGAGCCACCCGTTTACCCCAGCACGCCCGTTCTAAATCGGTGCATCCCCAGAGCGGTGAAGGAAGTGAGCGAAACaataatttcgaatttataCGGCTTCATTAATTCGTGGGACGTTATCGAGCAGGTTTTGGGAGACTTGTGCAAAACTTGGAGACAAATTTTGGCACTATCTTTTCTCGCCTGCA ttTTGTCTCTTTTTACAATAGCCATTTTCCATTTACTGGCAACTATTGTAACGTGGATTATAATCGTACTTGTAACAATTGCTTGCACGG GCGGCACAATTCTTTTATGGGTAACGTAtgttgatattaaaaaaactttggACAAAACTGACCCAAACGAGCTTCTTGAAGAAGCTGTGAGAAATGAAAGAGCATTTCTCGCGTTTTCAATTATCGCTACTATTATCACT gtTATTTTGTTGTTTCTTTCTTGTATATTACGCAAACGCATCAGCTTTATGGCGGCACTATTTAAAGAAAGTGcaaaatgtttaaaagaatTACCTGGTTTATTTTTCCAACCAATCTTaacatttatatctttaatcCTGTTTTTTGCCTTTTGGGTATTCGTAATTCTTTGTCTTGCAACAGCAA ATTATCCCGAAACAAAATCAGTGCAAATGTACAAAAATGCTATATTTGAGCCTGTAAATTTAAGCTTGGTTGGTGAACGCGCTCCGTTaattgaagaaaagaaaatagatttttctaTCGATTCCTTCAAAA ctTTTACTCTCGTGGAATATGTTGATGCAACATGGGTGAAATATATGTGGTGGGTGTATCTTATAGGACTGATATGGGTATCGGAATTTATTGTTGGATGCCAAGACATGGTAATATCAGGTTCTGTTGCCCACTGGTATTTTag aggTAAAAACAGTAGCTCGTTTCCAGTATGCTCATCAATAGGACATTTAGTCTGCTATCATATGGGTTCTGTAGCATGTGGATCGCttttaataactatttttaaattgccaAGATTGATTTTAACGTACCTGCATGCCAA ATTTGAGAAAACTAAAGAAACATCTCCGTGCTCTCAGTGTGGTTTAAAGTTCTGTATTTGCTGTTTCTACTGtctggaaaaattaattcgatatatGAATCATAATGCATATACCGTTGTTGCTATAGAGGGTACCCACTTTTGCAATGCAGCTAGAATA gcttACACAACGCTCGTCAGTAATGCTCTTCAAATAGCAGTGATCAATGGATTTGGCGATTTTATATTGTTCCTCGGGAAATGTTTCGTTACAGCTGCAACTGGAAGCGTCGCATTACTTTTCATGAGACAAGATCCTGAGCTACACTTTTACGCTGTTCCGATCTTTATCATTTgtgttttttcatttttcattgcTCATTGTATAATTTCCCTCTACGAG actGTCATCGACACATTATTCTTATGTGTATGCgaggataaaaatttaaatggtgAAAATGGCAAGTGGCATCAATCTGCGTTAGCACAAATCGGAGCTTCTAGCAGCAACGCGAATGGGCAACAGTCTCATGAAATGACCCCGATGAACGA gTACATCTAA